The proteins below come from a single Oxyura jamaicensis isolate SHBP4307 breed ruddy duck chromosome 1, BPBGC_Ojam_1.0, whole genome shotgun sequence genomic window:
- the GTPBP6 gene encoding putative GTP-binding protein 6 produces MGPARLLRPLLRCCRAAAVAVHPRGVARRGPLSTALRLWAPQRPPGRGEPPRVGSGRRGAGGDDDDDDDDDDGEEDEEEDEDVEELLGPSPLGLLPGAQRVAVVQPAVRWGPKKPQLTTAELQMAEAVALVDTLPNWTVLDKIIIPTKNPDKKFVFGKGNFDVLTEKIKKLPHVTAVFLNVERISSITKKELEDAWGVKVFDRYTVVLHIFRCNARTKEAKLQIALAEIPLLRSNLKNEVSQLDQQRGGSRYIMGSGETFMETQNRLLKEKELKIRHVLEKLRRKRSLLRTQRRKREFPIISVMGYTNCGKTTLIKALTGEAGLQPRDQLFATLDITAHAGYLPSHMAVIYVDTIGFLSDLPHNLVESFSATLEEVAYSDLIVHVRDITHPETVLQKASVLSVLKNLNLPSHLLESMVEVHNKVDLIERYEPTEENALAISALHGHGLEELKEEIEKKILKVTGKKILTITVNLQGPQLSWLYKEATVQEVEVMPEDGTAMVKVIISNSAFGKYRNLFPRSTFFIP; encoded by the exons ATGGGGCCCGCCCGCCTCCTGCGGCCGCTGCTGCGCTGCTGCCGGGCGGCGGCTGTGGCGGTGCATCCGCGGGGGGTGGCTCGGAGGGGGCCGCTCAGCACCGCGCTCCGCCTCTGGGCGCCTCAGCGGCCGCCGGGCAGGGGCGAGCCGCCGCGGGTAGGCAGCGGGCGGCGAGGGGCGGGCGGTGATgacgacgacgacgacgacgacgacgacggagaggaagatgaggaggaagatgaggatgtGGAGGAGCTGCTCGGCCCCTCGCCGCTCGGCCTGCTGCCCGGCGCGCAGCGGGTGGCCGTGGTGCAGCCGGCGGTCCGCTGGGGGCCGAAGAAGCCGCAGCTGACCACcg CTGAGTTACAGATGGCTGAAGCCGTTGCTCTCGTAGATACCCTTCCGAACTGGACTGTTttagataaaataattattcctaCAAAAAATCCTGACAAGAAGTTCGTTTTCGGCAAAGGAAACTTTGATGTTCTGACAG aaaagattaaaaaattgCCCCATGTGACAGCTGTCTTCTTGAATGTGGAAAGAATATCTTCAATAACAAAG AAAGAACTAGAAGATGCCTGGGGAGTGAAAGTCTTTGACAGATACACTGTTGTACTTCACATTTTTCGTTGCAATGCCCGGACTAAGGAAGCAAAACTCCAGATTGCGTTGGCTGAAATTCCACTCCTAAG GTCAAATCTAAAAAATGAGGTGTCTCAGCTAGATCAGCAGAGAGGAGGATCAAGATACATCATGGGCTCAG GTGAGACATTCATGGAGACACAGAATCgcctcttaaaagaaaaagaacttaaAATTAGGCATGTCCTGGAGAAACTAAGAAGAAAAAGGTCTTTGCTTAGAACTCAGCGCAGAAAACGCGAGTTTCCAATTATCTCAGTAATGGGCTATACAAATTGTG GAAAAACTACCTTGATCAAAGCCTTGACTGGGGAAGCAGGACTCCAACCCCGAGATCAGCTTTTTGCCACTCTTGATATTACAGCTCATGCTGGCTACCTGCCCTCACACATGGCAGTTATTTATGTTGACACTATTGGGTTTCTGTCTGATCTTCCACATAATCTGGTTGAGTCCTTTTCAGCTACCTTAGAAGAAGTTGCTTACTCG GATCTGATAGTTCATGTGAGGGACATCACTCATCCAGAAACAGTCCTCCAGAAAGCAAGCGTTCTCTCAGTTCTGAAGAATCTTAATCTTCCGAGCCATTTATTGGAATCAATGGTAGAAGTTCATAACAAAGTGGATTTGATAGAAAG GTATGAACCcactgaagaaaatgctttagCCATTTCTGCTCTACATGGGCATGGGTTAGAagagctgaaagaagaaatagagaaaaaaatttTGAAAGTAACAGGGAAGAAGATTCTGACAATTACAGTCAACTTACAGGGACCTCAGCTAAG TTGGCTCTATAAAGAAGCAACAGTTCAGGAAGTAGAAGTCATGCCTGAAGATGGCACGGCCATGGTGAAGGTGATAATCAGCAACTCTGCTTTTGGCAAATACAGAAACCTCTTTCCCAGGAGTACTTTTTTTATACCATGA